The following coding sequences are from one Ammospiza nelsoni isolate bAmmNel1 chromosome 5, bAmmNel1.pri, whole genome shotgun sequence window:
- the CNOT2 gene encoding CCR4-NOT transcription complex subunit 2 — MFGASRKKFVEGVDGDYHDENMYYSQSSMFPHRSEKDMLASPSTSGQLSQFGASLYGQQSALGLPMRGMSNNTPQLNRSLSQGTQLPSHVTPTTGVPTMSLHTPPSPSRGILPMNPRNMMNHSQVGQGIGIPSRTNSMSSSGLGSPNRSSPSIICMPKQQPSRQPFTVNSMSGFGMNRNQAFGMNNSLSSNIFNGTDGSENVTGLDLSDFPALADRNRREGSGNPTPLINPLAGRAPYVGMVTKPASEQSQDFSIHNEDFPALPGSSYKDPTSSNDDNKSNLSTSGKTSSSTDGPKFPGDKSSTTQNNNQQKKGIQVLPDGRVTNIPQGMVTDQFGMIGLLTFIRAAETDPGMVHLALGSDLTTLGLNLNSPENLYPKFASPWASSPCRPQDIDFHVPSEYLTNIHIRDKLAAIKLGRYGEDLLFYLYYMNGGDVLQLLAAVELFNRDWRYHKEERVWITRAPGMEPTMKTNTYERGTYYFFDCLNWRKVAKEFHLEYDKLEERPHLPSTFNYNPAQQAF, encoded by the exons ATGTTTGGTGCTTCAAGGAAGAAGTTTGTAGAGGGGGTTGATGGTGACTACCATGATGAGAACATGTACTACAGCCAATCATCGATGTTCCCACATCGGTCAGAAAAAGAT ATGCTGGCATCACCATCAACATCAGGTCAGCTGTCTCAGTTTGGGGCAAGTTTATACGGGCAACAAA gtGCACTAGGCCTTCCAATGAGGGGAATGAGCAACAATACCCCTCAGTTAAATCGCAGCTTATCACAAGGCACTCAGTTACCGAGCCACGTAACGCCAACAACAGGGGTACCAACAATGTCACTTCACACGCCTCCATCTCCGAGCAG gggGATATTGCCTATGAATCCTAGGAATATGATGAACCACTCCCAGGTTGGTCAGGGCATTGGAATTCCCAGCAGGACAAACAGCATGAGCAGTTCAGGGTTAGGCAGCCCTAACAGAAGCTCTCCAAGCATAATATGTATGCCAAAGCAGCAACCCTCTCGACAGCCTTTTACTGTGAACAG TATGTCTGGATTTGGGATGAACAGAAATCAGGCATTTGGAATGAATAACTCCTTATCAAGTAACATTTTTAATGGAACGG ATGGAAGTGAAAATGTGACAGGACTGGACCTCTCAGATTTTCCAGCACTAGCagacagaaacagaagggaagGAAGTGGCAATCCAACTCCATTAATAAACCCTTTAGCTGGAAGGGCACCCTATG TTGGGATGGTAACAAAACCAGCAAGTGAGCAGTCCCAGGACTTTTCAATACACAATGAAGATTTTCCAGCATTACCAGGCTCCAGCTACAAAGATCCAACATCGAGTAATGATGACAACAAATCT AATTTGAGTACATCAGGCAAAACATCATCCAGCACAGATGGGCCCAAGTTTCCTGGAGATAAAAGTTCAACTACGCAAAACAACAACCAGCAGAAAAAAGGGATCCAGGTGTTACCTGATG GTCGGGTTACCAACATTCCTCAAGGGATGGTGACGGACCAGTTTGGAATGATTGGCTTGTTAACATTCATCAGGGCAGCAGAGACAGATCCAGGAATGGTACATCTTGCATTAGGAAGTGATTTAACAACACTAGGTCTGAATCTCAACTCTCCTGA aaatctTTATCCCAAATTTGCATCCCCATGGGCATCATCACCTTGTCGACCTCAAGACATAG ACTTCCATGTTCCATCTGAATACTTAACTAACATTCACATTAGGGATAAG CTGGCTGCAATAAAACTTGGCCGATATGGAGAAGATCTCCTGTTTTATCTCTATTACATGAATGGAGGAGATGTATTACAGCTATTAGCAGCAGTAGAGCT ATTTAACCGGGATTGGAGATACCACAAAGAAGAACGAGTATGGATCACCAGGGCACCCGGCATGGAGCCAACAATGAAAACCAATACGTACGAGAGGGGAACATATTACTTCTTTGACTGTCTTAACTGGAGGAAAGTAGCTAAG GAGTTCCACCTGGAATATGACAAATTAGAAGAAAGGCCTCATCTGCCATCAACCTTCAACTACAACCCTGCTCAGCAAGCCTTCTAA